A segment of the bacterium genome:
ACGAGGCGAAAGTCGATTTCACCTCACTCTCCACAGCGTGTGAAGCATCAGATTCCCGCGAGACCGAGCCTGGAAAGCCCGCGACAAGACTTCATAAAGATCCATTCGCAATAAGACTCAGAGAGGAAAACGCTCTGCCTGGTATCAAACTAAAAGAGAACGAGTCCTTCGAGATCGCGCTCAAGCGCTTCAAGAAGCAGTGTGAAAAGGCGGGTCTGATGTATGAGCTTCGCAAGCGCGAGCACTATGAGAAGCCCAGCGTCCGCCGCAAGAAGAAGGCGCTGGCCGCACGAAAGCGGGCATTGAAGAAGCTGCGAACACAGAACTGATTTATTCGGGGCCCGGAGCGTAGAGCTCCGGGCCCCGTTTCGTTCAAGCTGGTCCGAGAGAGCGAGCGGCCACCCAAGGGTGCTGCCAGAGGGCGCAGGTCAGTTAGTGGGACGGATTCCGGACAGTGTTGTAGACGAGGTGCGCGAGCGAGCTGACATCGTTTCGATGGTCGGTCGCTACGTGACCTTAAAGAAGCAGGGTCCCCGACACTGGGGCCTCTGTCCCTTCCACGACGAAAAGACTCCGTCCTTCCAGGTCCACGAAGACAAGCAGATTTTCTACTGCTTCGGATGCGGCGCCGGTGGGGACGTCTTCGCGTTTCGCATTCGCCACGACGGTCTCGATTTTCCAGATGCAGTTCGCCTGCTCGCCCGCGAATACGGTGTGACCGTACCCGAGACTGGCGGCGGTTCGGAGAGCCGCTCGACCGAGCTTTATCAAGCGAATGAGATCGCGTCGGGTTTCTTCCGCGACATGCTTCGAGGTCCCGACGGTGCTGCGGCTCGCCGCTATCTGGAAGAGCGCGGTGTGCCCGAAGATCTGATCGAGCGTTTTGCGATCGGGCTTGCACCCGCTCGCTGGGATGGTCTGGTTTCGAAACTCAACCGAAACGACCCGATGCTGAGGGCCGCCGAGCAGGTCGGTCTGATCGGAAAGCGCCAGACGGGGGACGGTCACTACGATCGTTTCCGAGGGCGTATCGTATTTCCAATCACCGAGCCGGGCGGCAATACGCTGGGTTTTGGCGGCCGGCTTCTGGGCGACGGTGACGGTCCCAAGTACTTGAACTCGCCCGAGAGTCCGGTCTACCACAAGAGTCGTGTGCTCTTCGGTCTTCCTCTCGCACTCGACGCGATCCGTGAAGCGGGTCGAGTCGTCGTCGTTGAGGGCTACTTCGATCTGATCGCTTTGCACCGTGCCGGTATCCGCAACGGCGTGGCGCCCTGCGGTACTGCGCTGGGTCGGGATCATGCCAGGCGGATTCGCCGCTACACGAACGAAGTCGTCTTGTTGTTTGACGGCGACGAAGCCGGACAGAAAGCGGCGGAACGTTGCCTAGGCTCCTTGCTCAGTGAAGGTCTGCGCGTGCGCGCAGCTTTCCTGCCGACGGGTGAGGATCCCGACACTCTGCTCGTGAACAAAGGTGCGGCCGCCTTGCGCGATTGTGTGGAGGCTGCCAGACCTCTACTCGATCACCTGATCGAGCATGCGCTCGAAGGCGTTGCGCACCACGCCTGGGACACGGCCGACGCGACGCGCAAGGTCGAAGCATATCTGCATGCAGTTGCCGATCCGGTTGAGCGTGCCCACTACATCCGTCAGTTCTCGAGCTATCTCGAACTGAGCCCGGACGTCGTCCAGAAAAGCGTCAGAAGTGCAGCGACTACTGCTGGAAGAGGCAACCGACTCCAATCAGAAGCAGCTTCGACGCAATCTTCGCGCAATTTGCGACCCCTACGGGTCGGTCAGACCACTAAATTGATACTGGGTGCCCTGGGTGCGTTCCCGCATCTGTTGTCCTTGTTGGAAGATCTCGAACCCGGCTGGTTGCCGGATGAGCAAGATCGATTCCTGCTGGAACAGCTTGCGACCGCGTTGCGGGAACACGGCCAGACCGGAATAGCGCAGTTGCTATCACCGGTCGGGGATGCACTCAGTGAAGAGCTGAAGGCGACGTTGTCGCGGATCATTGCCGAGCAGCCGCTCGCGGATTCCAAGACGGCCGAGCGCACGGTCAAGGACTGTGTGGCCCGGCTGGGAATTCAAGCGCTGGACAGGCGATCCCACGAGCTGACGGCTCTGCTGCAAACCTGCACGGACGAGCGAGAGCTCGACGCGATGCTGGAGGAAAAGCAAGAAACAGTGGCCCGGAAGCACAGGCTTGCGAGTGAGTTGTTGACTCAGCCGCTCTCGAGCAAGACGCTTCCGAGCAAGCATCCTCCGAACAAGCAGGTTCCGCAGCTCTGAAAACCCGTTCCCGATCGTTATTTACCAAGGAGTCACCCCCCCATGGCCCGCACAAACACTCCGAAGAGTGCTTCCCCGAAAGGGAAGACTCGCGGCACGGCCGCTCGTACTGCGAAGACAACGCGTAGTACCAGCAAGCCGCGCGCAGCCAAGAAGACGACTGTGAAGACGACCGCCAAGGCCGCCTCCAAGCCGGTAGGCAAGGCCTCCACAAAGACCGCTGTGGCCGCCAAATCAAACGGCGCCAACGGTGCAAACGGCACAAACAACGGCAGACAGCTCAATGGCGTCCAGTTGAGTCTCAGACAGCTCCTGCGCAAGGGCAAGGAAGCGGGTCGAGTCGAAGGTGCGGATGTTCTGCACGCTCTGCCGGATCAC
Coding sequences within it:
- a CDS encoding 30S ribosomal protein S21; its protein translation is MPGIKLKENESFEIALKRFKKQCEKAGLMYELRKREHYEKPSVRRKKKALAARKRALKKLRTQN
- a CDS encoding DNA primase — protein: MRERADIVSMVGRYVTLKKQGPRHWGLCPFHDEKTPSFQVHEDKQIFYCFGCGAGGDVFAFRIRHDGLDFPDAVRLLAREYGVTVPETGGGSESRSTELYQANEIASGFFRDMLRGPDGAAARRYLEERGVPEDLIERFAIGLAPARWDGLVSKLNRNDPMLRAAEQVGLIGKRQTGDGHYDRFRGRIVFPITEPGGNTLGFGGRLLGDGDGPKYLNSPESPVYHKSRVLFGLPLALDAIREAGRVVVVEGYFDLIALHRAGIRNGVAPCGTALGRDHARRIRRYTNEVVLLFDGDEAGQKAAERCLGSLLSEGLRVRAAFLPTGEDPDTLLVNKGAAALRDCVEAARPLLDHLIEHALEGVAHHAWDTADATRKVEAYLHAVADPVERAHYIRQFSSYLELSPDVVQKSVRSAATTAGRGNRLQSEAASTQSSRNLRPLRVGQTTKLILGALGAFPHLLSLLEDLEPGWLPDEQDRFLLEQLATALREHGQTGIAQLLSPVGDALSEELKATLSRIIAEQPLADSKTAERTVKDCVARLGIQALDRRSHELTALLQTCTDERELDAMLEEKQETVARKHRLASELLTQPLSSKTLPSKHPPNKQVPQL